From one Eucalyptus grandis isolate ANBG69807.140 chromosome 9, ASM1654582v1, whole genome shotgun sequence genomic stretch:
- the LOC120288105 gene encoding uncharacterized protein LOC120288105 isoform X2: MVHIYLKHLQTSYDRCKGNFKWWLSGVLAKPFRSRGFGRGDLESRAPLMAEGCKYNIHASCRSGWARQIVLLRKKDK, encoded by the exons ATGGTTCACATCTATTTGAAACATCTACAG ACTTCTTACGACAGATGCAAGGGAAATTTCAAATGGTGGTTGTCAGGCGTCCTGGCCAAGCCATTCAG ATCCCGGGGATTCGGCCGTGGAGATCTTGAATCTAGAGCGCCCTTGATGGCTGAAGGCTGCAAATACAATATCCACGCATCCTGTCGGTCTGGTTGGGCTCGTCAAATAGTTCttctaaggaaaaaagataaataa
- the LOC120288105 gene encoding uncharacterized protein LOC120288105 isoform X1 — translation MSMIISNRGSALNCCISRKYIITMYQFVLANAEETLNKTHSALPYSGQTSYDRCKGNFKWWLSGVLAKPFRSRGFGRGDLESRAPLMAEGCKYNIHASCRSGWARQIVLLRKKDK, via the exons ATGAGCATGATCATTTCTAATCGGGGTTCAGCACTTAATTGTTGCATCTCTAGGAAATACATCATCACCATGTATCAGTTTGTTCTTGCCAATGCGGAGGAGACGTTGAACAAGACACATTCTGCCCTTCCTTATTCTGGTCAA ACTTCTTACGACAGATGCAAGGGAAATTTCAAATGGTGGTTGTCAGGCGTCCTGGCCAAGCCATTCAG ATCCCGGGGATTCGGCCGTGGAGATCTTGAATCTAGAGCGCCCTTGATGGCTGAAGGCTGCAAATACAATATCCACGCATCCTGTCGGTCTGGTTGGGCTCGTCAAATAGTTCttctaaggaaaaaagataaataa
- the LOC120288536 gene encoding agamous-like MADS-box protein AGL19 encodes MACSRRKGTDKIVDPKKCEVTFSKRSHGLIKKASDLNSLTGAPIAIIAFTPKGELRSFGTPSVDEVFFEYLRRKCDVKPSMSLKEWLDWAEKECDSCATKEDCASLIIKCQAVLNCLLKKLKDFENNLSVNAGAGDDSGVRAGPDPKVLKDDEDHSLVNDFEACHPSLLAFIKDDVDRFTSSIDSAAGGGSSEMDSDPMCSDP; translated from the coding sequence ATGGCTTGCTCCCGGCGAAAAGGAACAGACAAGATCGTCGACCCAAAAAAGTGCGAGGTGACATTCTCGAAGAGGAGCCACGGCCTCATCAAGAAAGCCTCTGATCTCAACTCACTCACCGGCGCTCCCATTGCCATCATTGCGTTCACCCCCAAGGGCGAGCTCCGCTCTTTCGGCACACCCTCGGTCGATGAGGTATTCTTCGAGTACCTCCGCCGCAAGTGCGACGTGAAGCCCTCAATGAGTCTAAAAGAGTGGCTGGACTGGGCTGAGAAAGAGTGTGATTCTTGCGCGACAAAGGAGGACTGCGCCTCCTTGATCATTAAGTGCCAGGCTGTTCTCAACTGTCTGCTCAAGAAGTTAAAGGATTTTGAGAACAACCTATCGGTTAACGCCGGTGCTGGTGATGATTCTGGAGTTAGAGCTGGTCCCGATCCTAAAGTTTTGAAGGACGACGAGGATCATTCACTTGTAAACGATTTCGAAGCATGTCATCCTTCACTTTTGGCTTTCATTAAGGACGATGTTGATCGATTTACCTCGTCAATCGACTCGGCTGCCGGCGGTGGAAGTTCAGAAATGGATTCCGACCCCATGTGCTCCGATCCTTAG